Below is a genomic region from Fusarium oxysporum Fo47 chromosome VIII, complete sequence.
TATAATCTCGGCCCCTATTGGGTCCGCCATAACAGGCAGTTTCCACCACGAATTTTCTCctaactaataataattcttCTGATCCCTTCGCGTGTAGTTAAAAATCGGCACTCTACAGTCTGTTTATTCCTAGTAGTCAATCTGTAATATTACAGTCCCGACCAAAATCAGAGGCCGCCTAACTTTCTTCACAAAGTATTTGAGCACGGACCATTTTTTTCTTGCTGGTGTGGCTCACCACAGTGCATAGTGAGCCGTATCGAAACCGTTGTAATCGGCCCCTCGGCTAAACCTGGTCAAGAATTACACGCTAAACTTCCTGAACACATCAGATAAGCATGTGAACCTTCTCTCAGAGCGCTGTCTCCCGCCACAGAATTGAGGTTATACGGTGCCAAGCATGTCTCATAGCCCATCTGCCTTGAAATCAGGACTAGTCTTTGGCATTTACCAACTTCGGCAGTTAATTCGAAGCCGGGCTTCAACTCGGGTCCTGGGCAAATCACTCTTAGGTAACATACCACGAAAACCatatttatacttttagGAGCGTCATCAATCATCTATGGGCATAAAAATAAGAGTTCAGAGGGAAATTATACCTATCAAAAAGTGTATTGGCTTCATTGGATTAATAATACAATAACTATAATGTAGTACGTCTCACAAGAAAAGGCCCATGCCTTGGTCTATAATATAATTGCAATCTTTACTGACGCCACGAACAGCCGTCTCGTTGGCATCTGCATGTGGTTAAAGACGGGTTGTCTTATTCTTGCTGGTAACTACATATTACTATCATGCATCAACGAATCCATCTTCAGTCCAGGTGCAATTTGTATCCCATGACCAATCTTGACACAGCATATTCAATACATCATCCACCTCCAATCCATCTGCCCATAAGTATGAGTCTTGATCTAAGCACTTACTGTTATTCATATCAGGTTCAAGACAAGACTGCTCTCCTTGGCACATCAATTCGCAACTGGCTTCAAATATTTGGCTCACGACTCCTTTGCTGCAGCGAGCAGTCAGTGACCAATCATGCATCTCCTCAAAAAGCCTGAGAGCTGTCTGGACCTGGTCACGCcactcagcaacagcagggCTCTGAGGCTGCCATAGCATGCTCAGCAGCGGTATCATAGTGGCCTGGTAAAGAAACCATACTGCGTTCCACCCTGACATCTGATGACTCAGCCACGTCTTTGCTATATCTTCAATGGCTATCTTGGAGAGTTGTTGGCACTTCTCGATGGCATCGTGGTCAGCTTGATGGCCCATTTGAGTCATAGTTGTAGCGTCCAAGAGTGCTGGGCGATACAGAAGCATGCGCAAGTTCCAGTATCGCCATCTCATGACGCACCGAGCAAGATGAACTGGTTCGTCGCAGTTTTGGTCATTAGAAAGAACGGAAGGTAAGTGGGTATGCCAATTGATCAAGGACTCATCAAAACGATCGCGGTCTGCAGGGTTGAGAACAGGAGTCACGGCTAAGCTGTCCTGTATCTCAGTCGCAATCCTGCAAAACCGAATGTTCTCAACTAGGGTTGTCATCCCCATATCTTGCCCAAAACCATCTTCTCCGTCAATGCGAAGCTTAGGTAGTTCTATATCAATCGAAGGAGAGAAACGGCCGAAGGAGGGCCGACCGAGCGTTGTTGTTGTCCAAGTATCCAGGCAGACCAAAGACCACCAAGTTCGTCGCCTCACTTCTGCTGCTTCAGATTGATCGCCTTCCCCGTCCTGTTCCGAAGGCTCTCGATGGAAACCAAGTGCACTCGCCATCCGAAAGGCCGCACCAAGAATAGCATTGCCTCTATTGGGTCGGTTGATGTAGTGAAGATAGTAACCTCCGGCAAGAGCAAGGGCCTGCAACGTTTCGATGCGACTGCTGCCAAAGGCGCTGAGGTCGAGGTGTCTCATGGCCTCAGTGTAGTACTTGCAGTGGTCTCGATCGCCTGACTTGCTAGCTACGATGCTGCCCATGGCCAAGACCATATTTAAGAGAGCCAGCCAAGGCGAATCCTGACGTTGACTACTCAGATAATTCGTTCTAAACGAGGTTTCATCAAGCATCGGGGTGAAGATATGGATGCGCTGGAAGTATGCATCAACCAGTGCCTGTCCTTTGCTGCTCCATTTTATGCGAGGATATTCCAACAAGGGCTGAGAGGGGTGATAACAAGGCTGAGCCTCATCGTGTTTGGTAATGTTGTTCATGTTTGCCTGGCGAGAGGCTAGCAAGCCACGTAGCTGAGGCCGTACTTGAAGCATGGCTGC
It encodes:
- a CDS encoding fungal-specific transcription factor domain-containing protein; this encodes MFCTFQGTAEPSDSGTLKESKPTRGLHACGNCKRRKIRCDGRQPCNQCESRDLQARCVYTQQIQRVVPSKRTLESLSKSLKERDAILSRLFPNHNISDLASLSVQELREAVLHGGSTDKVLPSPTDSTPQKSVTQDSQWDEDRRERDPLPAEADDVNALSLPFDRQASYLGISSIRAALAAMLQVRPQLRGLLASRQANMNNITKHDEAQPCYHPSQPLLEYPRIKWSSKGQALVDAYFQRIHIFTPMLDETSFRTNYLSSQRQDSPWLALLNMVLAMGSIVASKSGDRDHCKYYTEAMRHLDLSAFGSSRIETLQALALAGGYYLHYINRPNRGNAILGAAFRMASALGFHREPSEQDGEGDQSEAAEVRRRTWWSLVCLDTWTTTTLGRPSFGRFSPSIDIELPKLRIDGEDGFGQDMGMTTLVENIRFCRIATEIQDSLAVTPVLNPADRDRFDESLINWHTHLPSVLSNDQNCDEPVHLARCVMRWRYWNLRMLLYRPALLDATTMTQMGHQADHDAIEKCQQLSKIAIEDIAKTWLSHQMSGWNAVWFLYQATMIPLLSMLWQPQSPAVAEWRDQVQTALRLFEEMHDWSLTARCSKGVVSQIFEASCELMCQGEQSCLEPDMNNSKCLDQDSYLWADGLEVDDVLNMLCQDWSWDTNCTWTEDGFVDA